One Mercurialis annua linkage group LG3, ddMerAnnu1.2, whole genome shotgun sequence DNA window includes the following coding sequences:
- the LOC126674497 gene encoding uncharacterized protein LOC126674497, with protein MVSDITDSNRNSTPKFLCSYGGKIVPRSVDGVLRYAGGLTRVLAVDRSISFAELMVKLGEFCGYSVELRCQLPNGDLETLISIKSDEELRIVIEEYDRNCPASKIRAILTPPKSLKTISPPPSSPSSVDFSTTQIKSNATGYYYRRSQSNSPPIGYPVSFCQNSNRSRYDLYYGPKSRGSEQRNSH; from the exons ATGGTGAGTGATATCACTGACTCAAATCGAAACTCTACTCCAAAGTTTCTTTGTAGCTACGGCGGCAAGATTGTTCCTCGTTCCGTTGACGGTGTTCTCCGGTATGCCGGCGGTCTTACCAGAGTCCTCGCTGTTGATCGTTCCATTTCATTTGCAG AGCTAATGGTCAAGCTTGGCGAATTTTGTGGATATTCCGTGGAGTTAAGGTGTCAGTTACCGAATGGAGATTTGGAGACGTTAATCTCAATAAAATCCGACGAGGAATTGAGGATTGTGATCGAAGAATATGATCGGAATTGTCCTGCTTCCAAGATTAGAGCGATTTTAACTCCGCCGAAATCGCTCAAAACTATTTCTCCTCCTCCGTCAAGTCCTTCAAGCGTTGATTTCTCtacgactcaaataaaatccAACGCGACCGGTTATTATTATCGACGGTCACAGAGTAATTCGCCGCCGATTGGATATCCAGTCAGTTTTTGTCAAAATTCCAACCGAAGTCGTTACGATTTATATTATGGACCTAAATCAAGAGGCAGTGAGCAGAGGAACTCGCATTGA
- the LOC126674498 gene encoding uncharacterized protein LOC126674498 — MLQFPAFMTQYPWSSKTIPTSYLLPSQWPQPHSEELLLAMEESDFEEKCNEIRKTNSNLPVIGKMTADNDKEDFDNDADDDDDADNAEESEGEEFEQETA, encoded by the exons ATGTTACAGTTTCCAGCGTTCATGACTCAGTATCCATGGTCATCAAAGACTATTCCGACGTCGTATCTCTTACCGTCGCAATGGCCTCAGCCTCACAGCGAAGAGCTCCTCCTTGCCATGGAGGAATCCGATTTCGAAGAGAAG TGCAATGAAATCAGGAAGACTAATAGCAACCTTCCGGTGATCGGAAAAATGACAGCTGATAACGATAAAGAAGACTTTGATAATGAtgctgatgatgatgatgatgctgATAATGCTGAGGAATCTGAAGGTGAAGAATTTGAGCAAGAAACTGCCTGA